Proteins from a single region of Bacteroidota bacterium:
- a CDS encoding PD40 domain-containing protein gives MRFIITTGFICIVSLLSAQLPSVDIYYGKLGQANGIWSLSDMKNITARVGYDNQPSFSTDGGTIYYTSIQDSFQADIYTYVLSTGVTTQLTNTLESEYSPVVLLNGKGFSVVRVEKDSTQRMWAFKNDGSKPKVMMDEIDSIGYYCSIADKQYAFFMVTDTPTLVLADAKKQTTKVIDNNIGRCIKVIPGEQAISYIVKNSDKEYMLKRFDLTTQTSSLITMLPGVSEDFIWTANGDILMARDNQIWMFSYKAEKKQWSRIITIKELKGKKIYRLALAADGIGFAFVADE, from the coding sequence ATGCGTTTTATAATAACAACCGGTTTTATTTGTATTGTCAGCTTACTTTCGGCGCAATTACCTTCTGTAGATATTTATTACGGCAAATTAGGTCAGGCAAATGGCATATGGTCGCTGAGTGATATGAAAAATATTACTGCACGTGTTGGTTATGATAATCAGCCTTCGTTTTCAACTGATGGCGGAACAATTTATTATACATCTATTCAGGACTCTTTTCAGGCAGATATTTATACTTATGTGCTATCAACAGGTGTAACCACGCAACTTACCAATACATTGGAAAGTGAATATTCGCCGGTAGTATTACTTAATGGTAAAGGCTTTTCTGTTGTACGTGTTGAAAAAGATTCTACGCAGCGCATGTGGGCTTTTAAAAATGATGGCAGTAAACCAAAGGTGATGATGGATGAAATTGATAGCATTGGTTATTATTGTTCCATTGCCGATAAACAGTATGCATTTTTTATGGTTACAGATACACCAACATTGGTGTTGGCAGATGCTAAAAAACAAACAACTAAAGTAATCGACAATAATATTGGTCGTTGTATTAAAGTAATTCCGGGCGAGCAGGCAATTAGTTATATCGTAAAAAATTCGGATAAGGAATATATGCTTAAACGATTTGATTTAACTACTCAAACCAGTTCGTTAATTACCATGTTACCCGGAGTAAGTGAAGATTTTATCTGGACAGCAAATGGTGATATTTTAATGGCCCGCGATAATCAAATCTGGATGTTTTCTTATAAAGCAGAAAAAAAACAATGGAGCCGTATTATTACTATTAAAGAATTAAAAGGTAAAAAAATATACCGACTGGCACTTGCCGCTGATGGTATTGGATTTGCATTTGTTGCTGACGAATAA
- a CDS encoding T9SS type A sorting domain-containing protein yields the protein MKKHLLLFSFLFSIIAVSNLSAQGICNPSGNILVYSNYDGGTFTINIDENIPNIRIGLCSYEDLHVTISGTYAGNVVEVLYAGYNSGGSTSVSGVDAGIVSILNYPPVTLFDADGYGYMICAYECDTDYVPGGCNTVDQAVDYFSTNLDGMFRYSEYQYGAFSGTWNMSDGGNCCLGADESCTIAIDAGQNAEICAGDSIQLSGSGATNYTWFPLTGLSDGDIYNPYAGPDITTTYILTGTDAEGCVGIDTVTITVNPYPVVTVTDMGDGNLIATGGGTYQWYFNGDPIPGAINETLVAETTGYYYVVVTSAAGCTVTTEEMIVVVQGITDNYYNRFVTCYPNPVNDELHIAISNNLQVETITLYSVNGQQIQTITNVNSNIVTLQTSAIASGIYTVKLLTNYGIVVKQIVIE from the coding sequence ATGAAAAAACACCTACTCCTCTTTTCCTTTTTGTTTTCAATAATTGCAGTAAGCAATTTAAGTGCTCAAGGCATTTGTAATCCCTCAGGTAATATTTTGGTTTACTCTAATTATGATGGTGGAACATTTACTATTAACATCGATGAAAATATTCCAAATATTAGAATTGGTTTATGCTCCTATGAGGATTTACATGTAACCATTTCGGGCACTTACGCAGGCAATGTTGTAGAAGTTTTGTATGCCGGATATAACAGTGGCGGTTCAACCAGTGTAAGCGGTGTTGATGCAGGTATTGTTTCCATATTAAATTATCCACCGGTTACACTTTTTGATGCTGATGGGTATGGATACATGATTTGTGCTTATGAATGTGATACCGATTATGTTCCCGGTGGATGTAATACAGTTGATCAGGCAGTGGATTATTTTTCCACAAATCTTGATGGTATGTTTCGATACTCTGAATATCAATACGGCGCATTTTCAGGTACATGGAATATGAGCGATGGTGGTAACTGTTGTTTAGGTGCAGATGAATCATGTACAATTGCAATTGATGCCGGTCAAAATGCAGAAATTTGCGCAGGCGACAGTATTCAATTATCAGGTTCAGGCGCAACAAATTATACCTGGTTTCCTTTAACCGGTTTAAGTGATGGCGATATTTATAATCCATATGCCGGACCAGATATTACTACAACTTATATTTTAACAGGAACTGATGCAGAAGGTTGTGTTGGAATAGATACGGTTACAATAACAGTTAACCCATATCCTGTTGTAACAGTAACAGATATGGGTGATGGCAATTTAATTGCAACCGGTGGCGGAACTTATCAGTGGTATTTTAATGGCGACCCAATACCGGGTGCTATAAATGAAACATTAGTTGCTGAAACTACCGGTTATTATTATGTTGTTGTTACCAGTGCAGCAGGATGTACTGTAACTACCGAAGAAATGATTGTTGTTGTGCAAGGTATAACAGATAATTATTACAATCGTTTTGTAACCTGTTATCCAAACCCGGTTAATGATGAATTACATATCGCAATCAGCAATAATTTACAGGTAGAAACCATTACATTATATTCGGTGAATGGTCAGCAAATACAAACTATTACGAATGTAAATTCAAATATCGTTACACTGCAAACAAGTGCAATTGCATCCGGAATTTATACCGTTAAATTATTAACTAATTATGGTATTGTTGTAAAACAAATTGTAATAGAATAA
- a CDS encoding phosphoadenylyl-sulfate reductase — translation MIMAGFDEIATQIKNYREKGLRLFTSSSFQTHSTVLLHIISRIDKSIPVYFLNTGFHFPETMMYKNQITELFGLNTIAVKSATPKLMQVDENGRFLFTSDPDYCCYINKIQPLEPALNSFDVWINGVRADQNANRATFHLEEKTNHRAFRYHPMLQWTNQMIYAYIREHNIPKHPLDEKGYMSIGCEPCTRKISLEMLADERQARWYGMNKTECGLHTELIKQ, via the coding sequence ATGATTATGGCAGGGTTTGATGAAATTGCAACACAAATAAAAAATTACAGGGAAAAGGGTTTACGATTATTTACTTCTTCATCTTTTCAAACGCATAGCACCGTTTTACTGCATATTATTTCCAGAATAGATAAATCTATTCCCGTTTATTTTCTCAATACAGGTTTTCATTTTCCGGAAACCATGATGTATAAAAATCAAATTACTGAATTATTCGGACTAAATACCATTGCAGTTAAATCTGCAACGCCTAAGCTTATGCAGGTAGATGAAAATGGTCGTTTCTTGTTTACTTCCGATCCTGATTATTGTTGTTATATCAATAAAATTCAGCCGCTGGAACCTGCATTAAATTCATTTGATGTTTGGATAAATGGAGTACGTGCCGATCAAAATGCAAATCGCGCAACGTTTCATCTTGAAGAAAAAACCAATCACCGTGCATTTCGCTACCACCCAATGTTACAATGGACGAATCAGATGATTTATGCTTATATCCGTGAACACAATATTCCAAAACATCCGCTTGATGAAAAAGGGTATATGAGCATTGGATGCGAACCCTGCACGAGAAAAATAAGTCTCGAAATGTTGGCTGATGAGCGACAAGCCAGATGGTATGGTATGAATAAAACAGAATGTGGTTTACATACAGAATTAATTAAACAATGA
- a CDS encoding SDR family oxidoreductase has protein sequence MKILITGGAGYIGFELANVLAANNAVEQIILYDNLSRHNENIFFGEPKGHGKFKLVKADILDARKLNAAMKGVDIVFHLAAKVLTPFANQDPHFFEQINHWGTSEIVEAAEKNNIKHLIYLSSASVYDRITEPATETTIPNPNTYYGISKLRGEEHIQRLESMVKTQIIRCGNVYGYSISMRFDAVINNFMLQANFENKISIHGTGVQTRAFIHIDNAVEALAQLPFSNIPTGTYNLVTKNLAVNDIAEAITTLYPQCDRLFINQHLQLGSIRVSTSSKLWDYIKIEEKPLLDELTAFKNKFAFSGKK, from the coding sequence ATGAAAATTTTAATTACCGGTGGAGCCGGATATATTGGTTTTGAACTTGCAAATGTTTTAGCAGCAAACAATGCTGTTGAACAAATTATTTTATACGATAATTTAAGTCGGCATAACGAAAACATTTTTTTTGGAGAACCGAAAGGCCATGGCAAATTCAAACTGGTAAAAGCAGATATTCTGGATGCCAGAAAATTAAATGCCGCAATGAAGGGTGTAGATATTGTATTCCATCTTGCTGCAAAAGTATTAACACCATTTGCCAATCAGGACCCGCACTTTTTTGAACAAATAAATCACTGGGGCACAAGTGAAATAGTTGAAGCTGCAGAAAAAAATAATATCAAACATCTTATTTATCTGAGTAGTGCATCTGTTTACGACCGAATAACCGAGCCGGCAACGGAAACAACTATTCCCAATCCGAATACCTATTATGGAATTTCTAAGTTAAGGGGAGAAGAACATATTCAGCGACTGGAAAGTATGGTTAAAACGCAAATTATTCGTTGCGGCAACGTTTATGGCTATAGTATTTCGATGCGCTTTGATGCGGTTATAAATAATTTTATGTTACAGGCCAATTTTGAAAATAAAATTTCAATTCATGGCACCGGTGTGCAAACCAGAGCATTTATTCATATTGATAATGCCGTTGAAGCATTGGCTCAATTGCCGTTTAGTAATATTCCTACCGGAACATATAATCTGGTTACAAAAAATCTTGCGGTAAATGATATTGCGGAAGCAATAACAACGTTGTATCCGCAATGCGACCGCTTATTTATTAATCAACACTTACAGCTTGGCAGTATCCGGGTAAGCACATCTTCAAAACTTTGGGATTATATTAAAATTGAAGAAAAACCGTTATTGGATGAACTGACTGCATTCAAAAATAAATTTGCATTCTCCGGAAAAAAGTAA
- a CDS encoding RecQ family ATP-dependent DNA helicase, protein MPHLDIHTVLKQHWGYDVFRPLQEDIINSILSGQDTLALLPTGGGKSLCFQVPAMAMEGICVVVSPLIALMKDQVQNLMKRDIPAVALFTGMSKREIDIALDNCIYGKIKFLYVSPERLLTDIFRERFKKMKVNLIAIDEAHCISQWGYDFRPPYLQIAELRPFFPNVPIAALTASATKKVCDDIQEKLQFKKINLFRASFARPNIGFIVRETDNKEDKLLEILQNVKGTGVVYVRNRKKTQDTAAFLLRHKVNAGFYHAGLDNDTRNNKQENWISGKTRIIVCTNAFGMGIDKPDVRSVVHIDIPESLEAYYQEAGRAGRDGHKSYAGLLYDEHDFNTLEENFEKQFPPIEFIKKVYHHLGNYCQIAIGAGLGESFDFDLIVFCKQYQIKPVETRNALKILEQHGYIYISEAFNKLSTVNIPVDRETLYAYQIANKQFEPVIKLILRTTPGVFDEVVQIHESDIAYHLSAQVHEVKDILEILHKQGILVYSPLKTKPQVDFVKERISAEHLLFDHKMLNQLKTAAELRLHAVLGYVKNKSECRVKNLLRYFDENAENCNSCDICVERNKLELTEKEFSLIFEWLKTQLVNKPMMPEALLKLKLPFRKEKIVETLTFLTDNKQITHTADNLLIWKT, encoded by the coding sequence ATGCCCCATTTAGATATACATACCGTATTAAAACAACATTGGGGATACGATGTTTTCAGACCTTTACAGGAAGATATCATTAATTCAATTTTAAGTGGTCAGGACACGCTGGCCCTATTGCCAACCGGTGGTGGTAAATCACTATGCTTTCAGGTGCCTGCTATGGCTATGGAAGGTATTTGTGTGGTGGTTTCACCATTAATTGCACTCATGAAAGATCAGGTGCAAAATTTAATGAAACGTGATATTCCGGCAGTGGCTTTATTTACCGGTATGTCGAAACGAGAAATTGATATTGCTTTAGATAATTGTATTTATGGCAAGATAAAATTTTTATACGTTTCGCCTGAGCGGTTACTCACAGACATTTTTCGCGAGCGATTTAAAAAAATGAAAGTCAACCTCATTGCTATTGATGAAGCACACTGTATTTCACAATGGGGATATGATTTTAGGCCACCATATTTGCAAATTGCAGAATTGCGTCCCTTTTTTCCCAATGTGCCTATTGCCGCATTAACTGCATCTGCCACAAAAAAAGTGTGTGATGATATTCAGGAAAAATTACAATTCAAAAAAATCAATTTATTTCGTGCCAGTTTTGCGCGACCGAATATTGGATTTATTGTAAGAGAAACAGATAATAAAGAAGATAAATTACTCGAAATTTTACAAAATGTAAAAGGGACAGGTGTAGTTTATGTTCGTAACAGAAAAAAAACACAAGACACAGCAGCTTTTTTATTGCGACATAAAGTAAATGCCGGATTTTATCATGCCGGTTTAGATAATGATACCAGAAACAATAAACAGGAAAATTGGATCAGCGGAAAAACACGAATAATTGTTTGCACCAATGCATTCGGAATGGGTATTGATAAGCCTGATGTGCGCAGTGTTGTGCATATCGACATTCCTGAAAGTCTCGAAGCTTACTACCAGGAAGCAGGCAGGGCAGGGCGCGATGGACATAAATCGTATGCGGGATTATTATATGATGAACATGATTTTAATACGCTGGAAGAAAATTTTGAAAAACAATTTCCGCCAATAGAATTTATTAAAAAGGTGTATCATCATCTGGGTAACTATTGTCAAATTGCCATTGGTGCAGGCTTAGGAGAAAGTTTCGATTTCGATTTAATTGTGTTCTGTAAACAATATCAAATTAAGCCGGTTGAAACACGTAATGCATTAAAAATTCTTGAACAACACGGATATATTTATATCAGCGAAGCGTTTAATAAATTATCGACTGTAAATATTCCGGTAGACAGAGAAACATTATATGCTTATCAAATTGCAAATAAGCAGTTTGAACCGGTAATTAAATTAATATTGCGCACAACACCCGGCGTGTTTGATGAAGTGGTGCAAATTCATGAGTCCGACATTGCCTATCATTTATCGGCACAGGTTCATGAGGTAAAAGATATTCTTGAAATATTACATAAGCAGGGTATACTGGTATATTCACCCTTAAAAACAAAACCACAGGTTGATTTCGTAAAAGAGCGCATCAGTGCAGAACATTTGTTGTTCGACCACAAAATGCTCAATCAGTTAAAAACCGCAGCCGAATTGCGTTTACATGCTGTTTTAGGCTATGTGAAAAACAAATCGGAATGCCGTGTGAAAAACCTGCTGCGCTATTTTGACGAAAATGCCGAAAATTGCAACAGTTGTGATATTTGTGTGGAAAGAAATAAACTCGAACTCACCGAAAAAGAGTTTTCTTTGATTTTTGAATGGCTAAAAACACAATTGGTAAATAAACCGATGATGCCGGAAGCATTGTTGAAATTGAAGTTGCCGTTCAGAAAAGAAAAAATTGTTGAAACCCTGACATTTTTAACCGACAACAAACAAATAACACATACAGCAGATAATTTGCTGATTTGGAAAACATGA
- a CDS encoding glycosyltransferase, with amino-acid sequence MKRIVFTVTNDLTYDQRMNRICSTLQAAGYDITLIGFMKKRSVKLEQKPYKQIRLNLFFVKGKLFYLEYNFRLFWYLLFKKYDIYTGIDLDTLLPVFFNAKLKGKPCVYDAHEYFTELPEIVARPLIKKMWIKLERFLLPKIKYNYTVGNAIAEELTKKYKTTFEVIRNVPILSEDVAEVSVGNYILYQGALNMGRGLEALMEGMAYVNADLYIAGEGDLSAELRAFAAELPHKEKIRFLGYVRPADLKKYTNEAKIGINLVEHLGLSYYYSLSNKFFDYIHAGKPQVTMNFPEYKKLNDQYDVAVLIDEPEKKLIASAINKLLTDVKLYVELEHNTIEAKKDLNWQKESVKLIQFYKQIE; translated from the coding sequence ATGAAACGAATAGTATTTACCGTAACCAACGACCTGACCTATGATCAGCGCATGAATCGCATTTGCAGTACACTGCAGGCTGCCGGTTATGATATTACACTTATTGGTTTCATGAAAAAACGTTCCGTTAAACTGGAGCAAAAACCCTATAAACAAATTCGCCTCAATTTATTTTTTGTCAAAGGAAAATTGTTTTATCTCGAATATAATTTCCGGTTGTTCTGGTATCTATTATTTAAAAAATATGATATCTATACAGGAATTGACTTAGATACATTATTACCGGTATTTTTTAATGCCAAATTAAAAGGGAAACCCTGCGTGTATGATGCACACGAGTATTTTACAGAGCTGCCGGAAATAGTTGCCCGGCCTTTGATTAAAAAAATGTGGATCAAACTGGAACGTTTTCTGTTGCCTAAAATAAAATACAATTATACAGTAGGTAATGCAATTGCTGAAGAACTGACTAAAAAATATAAAACAACTTTTGAAGTGATCAGAAACGTGCCTATACTTTCGGAGGATGTGGCGGAGGTTAGTGTTGGAAATTATATTTTATATCAGGGGGCATTAAATATGGGTAGAGGGCTGGAAGCATTAATGGAAGGGATGGCATATGTAAATGCTGATTTATATATTGCAGGAGAGGGGGATTTATCGGCTGAATTACGTGCATTTGCCGCTGAGTTACCTCATAAAGAAAAAATACGTTTTTTAGGATACGTTCGTCCTGCTGATTTAAAAAAATATACTAACGAGGCTAAAATTGGAATTAACCTAGTTGAACACCTTGGGCTGAGTTATTATTATTCGCTTTCCAATAAGTTTTTTGACTATATTCATGCCGGTAAACCACAGGTAACAATGAATTTTCCGGAATACAAAAAATTAAATGACCAATATGACGTAGCAGTTTTAATTGATGAACCGGAAAAAAAATTAATTGCTTCCGCTATCAATAAATTGCTAACTGATGTGAAATTATATGTTGAATTAGAACACAATACCATTGAAGCAAAAAAAGATTTAAACTGGCAAAAAGAGTCTGTCAAATTAATCCAATTTTATAAACAGATTGAGTAA
- a CDS encoding glycosyltransferase — protein sequence MSNTAINIVSFNVPYPPDYGGIIDVYYKVKALFEAGIQVHLHCFEYGRKKNEALNAICASVTYYPRAAMWKGFLSDKPFIVQSRNAPKLLSNLKKNTYPILFEGLHCCYYLTHSALESRVKWVRMHNNEPEYYLHLGKNEKSFFKKVYFFAEYRRLIKYEWVLTYAQKIFCISQPETEFFSKRFDNAAYLPAFNGNTQVTSKSGIGQYILYHGNLEVNENVEAALYLIREVFAKCNFPCVIAGANPSPEILSATKMFDHIRIHANPDANEMLQLIQDAHIHYLPAFQSTGIKLKLLNALFNGRFCLVNDNMLTGTGLDEITIQVNEVTAALEKINELMNQPFTEALIEKRKLVLQPFSDAENVKKVINCL from the coding sequence TTGAGTAATACCGCAATAAATATCGTTTCATTTAATGTGCCATATCCTCCTGATTATGGTGGGATTATAGACGTGTATTATAAAGTTAAGGCACTGTTTGAAGCCGGTATTCAGGTGCATTTACATTGTTTCGAATATGGGCGTAAAAAAAATGAAGCATTAAATGCGATTTGTGCTTCTGTAACATATTATCCCAGAGCTGCAATGTGGAAAGGGTTTTTGTCGGATAAACCTTTTATTGTACAATCACGTAACGCGCCAAAATTATTAAGCAATCTTAAAAAAAATACTTACCCAATTTTATTTGAAGGATTACACTGTTGTTATTACCTGACCCATTCAGCACTTGAAAGTCGCGTTAAATGGGTTAGGATGCATAATAATGAACCTGAATATTATTTACATCTTGGCAAAAACGAAAAAAGCTTTTTTAAAAAGGTTTACTTCTTTGCTGAATATCGTCGTTTAATTAAATATGAATGGGTGTTAACCTATGCGCAAAAAATATTTTGTATTTCACAACCGGAAACCGAATTTTTTAGCAAACGATTTGATAATGCAGCTTATTTACCTGCATTTAATGGCAATACGCAGGTAACATCAAAATCCGGAATAGGTCAATATATTTTATACCATGGCAATCTGGAAGTAAATGAAAATGTGGAGGCTGCATTATATTTAATCAGAGAAGTTTTTGCTAAATGTAATTTCCCTTGTGTTATAGCAGGTGCAAATCCATCTCCGGAAATTCTAAGTGCAACTAAAATGTTTGATCATATCCGCATACATGCAAATCCTGATGCCAATGAAATGTTACAGTTAATTCAGGATGCACACATCCATTATTTACCTGCTTTTCAATCTACCGGTATTAAACTCAAATTATTAAATGCATTATTTAATGGTCGTTTTTGTCTGGTAAATGATAATATGCTAACAGGCACCGGATTAGATGAAATTACCATTCAGGTAAATGAGGTTACAGCTGCGCTTGAAAAAATAAACGAGTTGATGAATCAACCTTTTACAGAAGCATTAATTGAAAAACGAAAATTGGTATTACAACCTTTTTCTGATGCTGAAAATGTCAAAAAAGTTATAAACTGTTTATAG
- a CDS encoding ATP-binding cassette domain-containing protein has translation MDNDINFSGVSIYQGKSLILTDVTFNIAHGEFVYLIGKTGTGKSSLLKTIYGDLPMHSGHAQVAGFDLEKVTWKTVPFLRRKLGIIFQDFQLLMDRSVDDNLEFVLRATGTNDKSLIKLKSDEALKRVGLQSKGFKMPHELSGGEQQRVVIARAIINDPVAIIADEPTGNLDPETSDDIMQLLRFLNKEYQTTILMATHNYNLLERFPARIIKTTNGKLMSNVETINSL, from the coding sequence ATGGATAACGATATCAATTTTTCAGGTGTAAGTATTTATCAGGGTAAATCGCTGATTCTTACAGATGTGACATTTAACATCGCACATGGTGAATTTGTTTATCTGATTGGCAAAACCGGAACCGGAAAAAGTAGTTTGCTGAAAACAATTTATGGCGACCTGCCGATGCACTCCGGACATGCACAGGTTGCTGGTTTTGATTTAGAGAAAGTTACCTGGAAAACAGTTCCTTTTTTGCGCAGAAAACTCGGTATCATTTTTCAGGATTTTCAGTTGTTAATGGATCGTTCGGTGGATGATAATCTGGAATTTGTATTGCGTGCAACAGGAACAAATGACAAATCGCTGATTAAACTGAAAAGTGATGAAGCATTAAAACGGGTTGGATTGCAGTCAAAAGGATTTAAGATGCCACATGAATTATCAGGTGGCGAACAACAAAGGGTGGTAATTGCACGTGCTATTATTAACGACCCGGTTGCCATTATAGCTGATGAACCTACCGGTAATTTAGACCCGGAAACATCTGATGATATTATGCAATTATTGCGCTTTTTAAATAAAGAATATCAAACTACCATTTTAATGGCAACGCATAATTACAATTTACTGGAACGTTTTCCGGCGCGTATCATTAAAACTACAAATGGTAAATTAATGTCGAACGTTGAAACTATAAACAGTTTATAA
- the hemE gene encoding uroporphyrinogen decarboxylase encodes MIKNDLLLRVAKKEKVERPPVWLMRQAGRILPEYRALREKVNGFKNLVENPELVCEVTIQPVRALHVDAAILFSDILVIPEAMGLPYQMVESKGPWFEKTIDTPADIQQLRIANPEQDLKFVTDGITLIKRELNDTIPLIGFAGAPWTIFSYMIEGKGSKTFSKARTFLYQHPEASHQLLQMITDSTIVYLKAQVAAGVNLVQLFDSWAGILSPQQYNTFSMPYIRQICDAITEVPKTVFPKGAFFARAALADLSCDVIGLDWNMDIGESKALVGGKKALQGNLDPCVLFAGKETVQKATIEMLQAFGGNHIANLGHGVYPDTPLDNVKLFVDTVQNYRY; translated from the coding sequence ATGATTAAAAATGATTTGCTGCTGCGTGTAGCAAAAAAAGAAAAAGTGGAACGTCCGCCGGTTTGGTTAATGCGTCAGGCGGGAAGAATATTACCCGAATACCGTGCTTTACGTGAAAAAGTAAATGGTTTTAAAAACCTGGTTGAAAATCCTGAACTCGTTTGTGAGGTTACTATTCAGCCGGTTCGGGCATTACATGTGGATGCGGCAATTTTATTTTCCGATATTTTAGTGATTCCCGAAGCCATGGGTTTACCGTATCAAATGGTTGAGTCAAAAGGCCCCTGGTTCGAAAAAACAATTGATACGCCCGCTGATATTCAACAATTGCGTATCGCGAACCCTGAACAAGATTTAAAATTTGTAACAGATGGCATTACCCTCATAAAACGTGAGCTGAATGATACAATTCCGCTCATCGGATTTGCCGGAGCGCCATGGACTATTTTTTCATACATGATTGAAGGAAAAGGCTCCAAAACCTTTTCGAAAGCCAGAACCTTTTTATACCAACACCCCGAAGCATCGCATCAATTACTGCAAATGATTACCGACAGCACTATTGTCTACCTGAAAGCTCAGGTGGCTGCCGGTGTGAATCTGGTGCAGTTGTTTGACAGCTGGGCCGGAATTTTATCTCCCCAACAATATAACACCTTTTCAATGCCCTATATCCGTCAGATTTGCGATGCAATAACCGAAGTGCCTAAAACCGTCTTCCCGAAAGGCGCTTTTTTCGCCAGAGCCGCTTTAGCTGACCTCAGTTGCGATGTTATCGGGCTTGACTGGAATATGGATATTGGGGAGTCGAAGGCCTTGGTGGGCGGAAAAAAGGCCTTACAGGGCAATTTAGACCCTTGTGTCCTCTTCGCCGGGAAGGAAACAGTGCAGAAAGCCACAATTGAGATGCTCCAGGCATTTGGTGGCAACCACATCGCAAATCTTGGCCACGGTGTGTATCCGGATACGCCTTTGGATAATGTTAAATTATTTGTCGACACCGTGCAGAATTACCGTTATTAA